AAAACGAGGTGGACCCGCGCTATCGCTACTTCGGCGAGGCACTCGTTTCGCACCTGCCCGGCGAGGTGACCGTCTACGACTACCCGGCCCAGGGCGGACGGCCCGCACTCGACGGCGTCGAAGCAGTCGTCATCGGCGGCAGCACCGCCGGCGTGTACGAGGCAGACGACCATCCGTGGATGGACGACGAGAAGGCGTTCATCTTGGACTTGGTCGAAGCGCGCGTTCCGACGCTCGGCGTCTGCTTCGGCCACCAACTCATCAACGAGGCGCTCGGCGGTCGGGTCGAACACCGCGGGACACACGCGCAACTCGAAACCGTCGACCTCGGAGACGACCCGCTGTTCGAGGGCGTAAACGACGTGATTCCGGCCGTCCACGGCGACTTCGTCGTCGAGCGCGGCGACGGAATGGAGGTACTCGCCGCCGCCGACTACTACGAGAACTTCGCCACTCGCCACCGCGAGGCCCCCGTTTGGACGGTACAGTTCCACCCCGAGTTCACTGCGGAACTCTTGAACGCGGTCCGCGAAGACTTTGGCTGGACTGACACCGAGCGGTCGTTCGACGACGTGACTGCGGTGAAAACGCTCGCCAATTTCGTCTCGTTAGCCGGCGACCGTCAATCCTGACCGACGGAACCTAAAGCTGGTCCAGAAATCGGTCGAATGCGCCACTTTCCGGGTGGAAGTGAGCGTACGTCCCAAGCGTCTGGTACGCCGTCAACCCCTCGCGTCCGTCG
This sequence is a window from Haladaptatus sp. QDMS2. Protein-coding genes within it:
- a CDS encoding type 1 glutamine amidotransferase, with translation MVLVLENEVDPRYRYFGEALVSHLPGEVTVYDYPAQGGRPALDGVEAVVIGGSTAGVYEADDHPWMDDEKAFILDLVEARVPTLGVCFGHQLINEALGGRVEHRGTHAQLETVDLGDDPLFEGVNDVIPAVHGDFVVERGDGMEVLAAADYYENFATRHREAPVWTVQFHPEFTAELLNAVREDFGWTDTERSFDDVTAVKTLANFVSLAGDRQS